In Longimicrobiaceae bacterium, the sequence GCGATAGAGCTCGACCGCTTCCGCGGTGGTCAGCGCCGTGGGCTTCTCGCAGTAGACGTGCTTCCCTGCCTCGATCGCCCGAGTGACGGCTTCGACCCGTCGATCCGTGGTCTGTGCGTCGAAGTAGATCTGCACGCTGTCGTCGCTCAGCGCTTCCTCCACGTCGGTGGTCCAGCGCTCGACGCCGCTCTTCGCGGAAAGCTCCTTCAGCTTCACCGGGTTGCGCCCCACCAGGATCGGCTCGGGAAGGATCGTCTCGGTATCGCTCACCCGCACGCCGCCCTGCTCGCGGATGGCGAGGATCGAACGATAGAGGTGCTGATTCATCCCCATGCGCCCGGTCACGCCGTTCATCGCGATCCCCACCCGATGGACCTTCTGCTGTTCTGCCATGAATCCAGTTCCAGAAAGTGTTCTCTCAGCGCCCCGCCGTGCGCCTCATCAAGCCGTCGAAAACCGGTGAGCGATCGCGCCCGCCCCCGTTCACCACGCCACTCCTGGTCTCCTTGTCCCCTTGTCCCGCCGTCATCCATCACCCCCTCACCGCCCCCCGCGTCCCCGCCGGCGGATCCGTACACTGCGGCCACGCCCCTTCCGGAAGCGGCGGCGCCTCGACGCCCGCCTTCGGCAGGGTGCCCTCGAGCTCCTGTCGCCAGTGCGCCACGTCGCCCGCGGGGCCGTAGCAGTAGATCATGATCAGGGGCTCGTCGCCGATGTTGGTGAGCTGGTGGAACACCCCGGGCGGAATGTAGACCGCTTCCCCACCCTGCAGCTCCCGCATCTCCTCGCCCAGGCACATCTGACCGCGGCCCTGCACGACGAAGTAGATCTCTTCCTGCTCCTGGTTGTGCCAGGGGACCTGGCCGCCGCGCGGCTCGAGGGTCACATACCCCATCGAGAAGTTCGTGGCCTGGATGGGCGACGCGCCGCCGACCAGGTTCTGGGTGCGTCGCCTTGCGGGATAGGTGCGTCCTTCGATTTCCTGCAAACGGGCAATGATCATGATGCTCGCGCTCAGGTAGGAAGTGCGGGCGTTGCCTGGACAGAGCCGGTAGTGGAAGCGGCCGGCAACATAGTCCGCGCGCCCCGCTCGCGAAACTGTTCGCGAGCTCAGCGTGGCGCCACCGTCACGGTCGGTGGGTGCGCAAAATCGTTCCAGATGCGGTCCAGCTCGGCGGCGTCGGGGGCGCCATCGTGGACCACGTAGCGGTACCGTAGTCGCAGCTCCTGGGCTGGCTCGATCGACCACTCACCGAGCTGCGACGGGGCGTAAACGAAGTACGGCTCACGCGGGTGAATCCGGACGGGCTCCGGGTGGCGGAAGTTCTGCGGATGGCTCAGCACCGCCACGCCCCTCAGCGCCCCTTCCGCGGTGCCCCCGATATGCGTCCAGCGGGCGCGGCTCTCGTTCCCGCTTTCCCGGTCGCGCCCCTCGGAGGTGAGGAAGCTCGCGTTCTCGGTGCCGTACCAGTCGTCACGTCCGCGGAAGGCGACACCGCCGTAATGGTACTGCGGAAGGATCAGCGCCTCGTCTCCCGCGGTATGCTGCTCGACTTCCAGGTCGAACAGCCAGTAGGGCCGCTCGTGCCCCGTGACGTTGTAGACGCGCAGGGTCCAGCGCTCGTTCAATGCATCCCGGGGTTGCTCGCCGGTGAGCGCCACGTAGCGATGGCGGGCCGAGAACCCACCGAATACAGGTCCGCCCCAGGCGCTGTCGAGCGCCACCGGCAACACGTCGCCCTTGCGGTCGGCCACGTTCCAGAAGTCGACTTCTTCCCCCTGGAAGACGGCCCGCGTCCAGGCGGCCCAGATCCCGTGATGGTGGAGGTGGTCCGGTGGATAATCGCCGGTGACCATCACCCCTTCGGGGGTGAGGATCGGGTGCACGTAACCCCCTCGGCGGTAAACCGGATCGATGTCAGGGCGCGGTGGATCGGTTATCGCCGCGTGGTAGCGCAGCACGGTGCGGCCGTCGACGGACAGGGTCACGGTCGCGGAGTCACGCCGAGCCGCCACACCGTCTAGGGCCGCCGTGCCCGGCTCGAGCACGAGCTCGACCGTCTCGCTCGCCGCCAGCGAGTCGAGGACGAAGAAGGCCCGGCCGTCCGGCCCGGCCTGAAGCGGGTAAATGCGACCGTCCGGCGCCCTGAGCTGGTACTCGCCCGCCTGAACCCCTGCCGGGAGCTCGAACTCCACCGGTACGGCGAAGCGATCGTACTCTCCCGCGTCCACGGTGACGGCGAAGCTCGGCTCGGCGGAGGATCCCCCGCCGGCCGCACAGGCCCCGGCTGTGGCCAGCGCAACAACCAGGAGCGCCCCACGTCGGACGGGCAGCCCCGTCAACAGCTCCTTCACCGACTCCGTCACCGCCGCCATCAGTGCGGAGCGACCGGTCGGTGGTCGCGCGCGGACTGGTAGATCGCCTCGACCACCGCGACGCTGCGCCGCGCCTCGCGGCCGTTGCAGAGCGGCTCCCGGTCGTTGGCCACGGCGTCGAGGAAGTCCTCGAGCACCGCTCGGTGGGCACTGACGTCGGAGACGGTCGCCGAGCTGGCGCTCTCGTTGCTGCCCGCTGTTCCGTCGGGCGGCGGCTCGTCCGGCCCGCTGTGCAGGCCGACGAATGATACGCGGTTCTCCTCGACCACGACCGTGCCGTTCGAGCCGGTCAGCTCCAGCCGACGCGGGAATCCGGGGTACGCCGCCGTGGTCGCCTCCAGCGCGCCCACCGCGCCACTGGCGAACTCCAGACACGCGACCACCGTGTCCTCGACCTCGATCTCGTGCAGCGCCGTTCGGGTGTGCGCGTAGACGTCACGGATATCGCCCATGAGCCAGAGGAGGAGATCCACGGTGTGCACGCCCTGGTTCATGAGGGCGCCTCCACCGTCGAGCGCCCAGGTCCCCCGCCACCGGGAGTTGGCGTAGTACTCCGGCGGTCGATACCACTTCACCTGCGCGGTGGCAAGGAAGATGTCGCCGAGCCCGCCCTGATCGACCAACCGCTTCAGCCAGGCCACGTCGGGTGCGGCGCGGTTCTGAAAGAAGACGCCGAGCTTCGCGCCCCTACCTTCGGCCGCCGCGAGCAGCTCGTCGACCTTGCGGGTGCTGACGTCGAGAGGCTTCTCGGACAGGACGTGGAGCCCCCGCTCCAACGCAGCCATGGCCTGCTCCGCGTGCATGCCCGAGGGGCTCCCGATCAGCACCACCTCCATAGGTCGATGGTTCAGGAAGCTCTCGATGTCCGGGTATACGGTCCCCCCGTACTTGTCGGCCAGGGAGCGAGTGCGCTCGAGGTTGCCTCCGTGCATCGCCACGATCTCCACGCCGGGAATCTCGAGCGCGGCCCGTGCGTGGGTGTCGCTGATGTTGCCTCCACCGATGATTCCCACACGAATGCTCATCAACAGCTCCTCGAATCAGCGGTCCGCCAGAGGGCGGCAAATGGGCGAAAGGTCACGCCGGTGCACCGGGCGCCACCAGCGCTTCGTAGTGCGGTATCCGATCCAGAATGCAGCCGCTGCGGGCGTAGAAGTCATCGTCGAGCACGAACACCCCGTCGTGCACGCGGCGCCACGACGCGTCGGCGCACGGGTGATAGCTCTCCATGCGGCTCCATTCGCGATACTGCTGGTGCCCGTTGGTCTCCATCATCCCCACCTGCATCCCCGGGAAGGGCGCCAGCCGCGCGGCGATCGTCTTGTTCCAGTCCACCAGGATCGGGTTCACGGTGAGATCGGCAGCCATGCAGGCGACTCCGCGGTCATGACAGAGCTGCGCCATCATCACCGTTTCGCTGAGCGTCTTCGCGATTGCTTTGAGTGCAATCCCCCGGTATCCAAGGTCGATCCTGCGTAGCGCGTCCTCCGCCGTGGTCGCGCTCTCGTCCGCCGCGATCGGAACGGGGATGTCCGAGACATCCTCCTCGTTCTCGTACGGGAACGGCTCTTCGATCACCACGATCTGCTCGAAAGCGCCGATCTTCCGGGCGTGATCGAGCAGCCGCAGCAGCGTTTCTTTGCGCTGGTAGCGGCTGTTCGGATCGAGATCGTAGCGAATTCGACCGTCCGGGGTGTGCCGCGTCTGCATCGAGCCTACCGCCCGGTGCACCTGCGTGAGCCGCTCCATGTCCCGCTCGATCATCTCCTCCTGCGACCCGGGGTGGCCGAGCTTGAGCTTGATCACGAAGTAGCCGTCGCGGGCAGCGCGCTCCACCTCCTCGATGGGCAGGGCGTAGGTGACTGACGGCAGACTGGCGATGTGCTCGTGCCGGTGCGAGAGCCCCGGGCGGTACTGTTCGGGGACGAGATCGTCGAAGCGGGTCAGGCCGTTCTCACGAGCGTACAGCACCCAGGCGGCATTGTCCACCGGAACCAGCGCGTTGAGCACGAAGGTTCGGTTCAGATCAGGCACGCCGGAGGTGCGCCGCGCATACTCGTAGAGCTCCTCGACGATCCCCTCCAGCAGCGTGATCGGGTGATCGAAGCGCTCACCGCGGATCATCTGCAGGGCGCGATCGGAAACCGCGAGCATCAATGCGTTCGCGCCGCTCTCTGTGAAGCGGGTGAGCACGTCCGGGTCGCACCAGAGAATGTTCTGCGTTCCCAGCCCGACCCCGAAGTTGCCCGAGGAGCTCTCGATGCGCGCCACCGTCTGCCAGAACTCGGTCATGTAGCCACCGGCAAAGCCGGACGGCCGGATGAGCGGCTCGCGCTCGAAGTTCAGGGAAGTGGCCCGGACCTCGACCGGCCGGGCGGGGGAGGACGTAATGGCCGTCGACGCGGGCTGACGATCGTGCCGCCGACCGCTCCCGGGGGCAAGCCCCGCCACGGCCAGCGCACCGCTATGAGCGAGAAACGCCCGCCGATCCATGGGGAGGTGACCCGGACCGCAGGTCACGCCTCCTCCCCGTTACCCGCCGCGAGCCCCGCCTCGGCCAGCAGCGCGCGCAGGCGCTCCAGGTCCCTCCGCATCAGCCGGATCGCCTCCTGTCTCCGCTCCGCGCGAGAGAGGTCGCTGGGTCCTTCCAATGGCGGATACTCGAAATGCAGGGAGATCGGCCCGGAGATGCGCAGCTCGTCTACCATCCGCAGATAGCGTGGATAGTCGACCATCCCGTCGCCCAGAGGAACCCAGCGCGGCACCCAGCGATCCGGCCGCTCCGCCCAGAGAAAGTCCTTGACGTCCACGGTGCGGATGTAGGGTGCGAGCAGGCGCAGGCCGAGTGGCCACGCGGTCCCGCCCTCCACGGTGGCGTGGGCGATGTCGTATTGCACGCCCAGCCAGCGCGGATTCACTCCACGCAGCAGATAGGCGAGGTCCCACACCGGACCGCCGACACCCGTGCCGGAGTGGTTCTGATACGCACCGTGCAACCCGAATTGCTCGTTGAGCTCCGCGAGCTCCTGGATCAGCGGGCGCATCCCGTCCAGAGCGCTGGCGATCGGGACCTCCTCGGGATAGCCGAGGTAGCCCATGCGATAGGCTTGAATCCCCTCGTCCCGGCCGGTCGCGAGGATGCGGCGGGTAGCGGGATCTCGCGCCCGCGTGATCGCGGTGGTCATCAGCGGGACCACCAACCCCGCCGAGCGCGCGGCGCGAACAGCTCGGGGAAGGTCCTTTGTAACCCTCTCCGGCAGAACATGACCGCCGGGACGCACCGTGAGATCGATCCCGTCGAAACCCGCCTCCGCCACCACGTCCGCCAGCTCCTCGTACTCCAGCCACTGCAGGTGCTTGCTGAAGACGGTGATCGGCCCGAGCCCTTCCCGACGCTTCCCCGCCGCAGGACCCGGTATCGCCGCAACGCCGAGCGGGAGCGACGCTCCCAGCGCCGCTCCTCTCGCGAGGAAGGCCCGGCGGGTGAGGCCGCTCATTTCAGCTCACGAATCCTGAGGTTGCGGTACCGGTAAACCTTGCCGTCCTCGCCGTGGTGCTGGAGGCCAATCGGGCCGGAGGCATCCATGGTGTCGCGGAAGGCGGTGGTCAGCACGTCATTGACCCAGATCTTGAGGCTGTCGCCCACGGCCTGGACGCGATAGTGATTCCAGTCGGTCGGACGGAAGGCGGTACCCGGGCCCTCGCGGAAGGCTTTCGCCGCGGCGGAGTCACCCGCCGGCGGGTTGAGCCACGCGCGCCTGCCTTCGTCGTAGAGGCCACCCGACCAGCGACGTCCGGTGGGGTCCACCTCGGCCTGGTAGCCGTAGACGCGGTTGGGCTCCACGTTTGCTCGGAACATGAAGCCGGCATTGGACATCGTATCGGGCAGCAGCACCTCCCCCTCGAATACGAAGTCGTCGAACTCCTCTTCCGTCACCAGGAAGAACTTCCGGTCGCCCTGCAGACGGATCTCGCCGTCCTCGACGGTCACGGTTCCCCACTCGTATGGGTTGGTCCATCCGGCGGTGGTTTCGCCATCGAACAGCGGTCGCCAATCCTCGCTGTTCTCAACGCCATTCTCAGCGGCCGAGTCACCGCTCTCAACGGCTGAATCGCCGCTCGCCGCGCAACCGGCGAGCCCTGCCGCGCAGAGCAGCGCGAGGGCGATCGAACGAATGCTTCGCATTTCTTTGAGTTTACGGGAGGAAGACGAAAAGCGGCGGCTCATGCGACGGAGCCGCCGCCCACGGGCAGATCAGTCCAGCGTACGGATCTTGATGTTGCGGAACCAGACCGCGTCGTTGTGGTCCTGCAGGACGATGTGCCCCTCGCGCCGGTCGGCGAAGCCCTCGATCTCGGCATATTTGCTGGCCGCGAGCAGCGAGTCCATACGGGGCGAGCCGAGCTCGTACTCGAGCACCTTCTTGCCATTGAGCCAGTGCTCGCCATGGTTGCCGCGGAAGACGATGCGGCCATGGTTCCACTCGCCCGGCGGGTTCAGGGGCTTGTCGTCGCCGGCGCTGATCAGATCGTAGAGGCCCGCGGCCTTGCGGTTCCCCCCAACCCCAGCGTTCGCGTCCGGGTGCCGCTCGTCATCCAGGATCTGGTACTCGAAGCCGAGCGCCGCCGTCTTGGGCGGGTGCGCCATCGAAAGCTCTTCGCTGACGTTGTACTTCACGCCGCTGTTCCCGCCCTCAGAGACCTTCCAGTCGAAGGCGAGCTCGAAATCGCCGAAGGTCTCGATGGTCATCAGATCACCACCCGCGATCGGCTGCCCGTCGGCCTGCACCGGCACATCGCCGCTGGGGATCTTCTTGATGGCCCCGTCTTCGATGGTCCAGTGGGCGCTCGGGATCGAGTCGATGCCGAGCCCTCTCCAGCCCGTGAAGCTTTCGCCGTCGAACAGAAGCCGCCATCCCTGGGCGCGCTCCTCCTCCGTCAGCGTATTCAGGGCGGTGGTGTCCGTCGCGGAGTCTGCGTTCATGGGGGCATCGGTCTCCGGGGCCGCCTCGGCATCCGGGCCGCCGCCGCAGGCGGCGAGGGCGGTCACCACCAGGGTGGGAACGCCCAGCCTTGTCAGCCTTCGGATGAGCCCCTGGCTACGGTGTTTCAACATTGGATCGGGTTCGGAAAAGTGAGCGACGCGGACCGGCCGCGGAGCGACCGGTCCAGAGCGGAGTCGGGATTCCGGAGGTCGGTTCAGCCGGTCGGGAAATCGTCGGC encodes:
- a CDS encoding PmoA family protein, whose amino-acid sequence is MAAVTESVKELLTGLPVRRGALLVVALATAGACAAGGGSSAEPSFAVTVDAGEYDRFAVPVEFELPAGVQAGEYQLRAPDGRIYPLQAGPDGRAFFVLDSLAASETVELVLEPGTAALDGVAARRDSATVTLSVDGRTVLRYHAAITDPPRPDIDPVYRRGGYVHPILTPEGVMVTGDYPPDHLHHHGIWAAWTRAVFQGEEVDFWNVADRKGDVLPVALDSAWGGPVFGGFSARHRYVALTGEQPRDALNERWTLRVYNVTGHERPYWLFDLEVEQHTAGDEALILPQYHYGGVAFRGRDDWYGTENASFLTSEGRDRESGNESRARWTHIGGTAEGALRGVAVLSHPQNFRHPEPVRIHPREPYFVYAPSQLGEWSIEPAQELRLRYRYVVHDGAPDAAELDRIWNDFAHPPTVTVAPR
- a CDS encoding DUF1080 domain-containing protein, producing the protein MRSIRSIALALLCAAGLAGCAASGDSAVESGDSAAENGVENSEDWRPLFDGETTAGWTNPYEWGTVTVEDGEIRLQGDRKFFLVTEEEFDDFVFEGEVLLPDTMSNAGFMFRANVEPNRVYGYQAEVDPTGRRWSGGLYDEGRRAWLNPPAGDSAAAKAFREGPGTAFRPTDWNHYRVQAVGDSLKIWVNDVLTTAFRDTMDASGPIGLQHHGEDGKVYRYRNLRIRELK
- a CDS encoding mandelate racemase/muconate lactonizing enzyme family protein, whose product is MTCGPGHLPMDRRAFLAHSGALAVAGLAPGSGRRHDRQPASTAITSSPARPVEVRATSLNFEREPLIRPSGFAGGYMTEFWQTVARIESSSGNFGVGLGTQNILWCDPDVLTRFTESGANALMLAVSDRALQMIRGERFDHPITLLEGIVEELYEYARRTSGVPDLNRTFVLNALVPVDNAAWVLYARENGLTRFDDLVPEQYRPGLSHRHEHIASLPSVTYALPIEEVERAARDGYFVIKLKLGHPGSQEEMIERDMERLTQVHRAVGSMQTRHTPDGRIRYDLDPNSRYQRKETLLRLLDHARKIGAFEQIVVIEEPFPYENEEDVSDIPVPIAADESATTAEDALRRIDLGYRGIALKAIAKTLSETVMMAQLCHDRGVACMAADLTVNPILVDWNKTIAARLAPFPGMQVGMMETNGHQQYREWSRMESYHPCADASWRRVHDGVFVLDDDFYARSGCILDRIPHYEALVAPGAPA
- a CDS encoding DUF1080 domain-containing protein gives rise to the protein MLKHRSQGLIRRLTRLGVPTLVVTALAACGGGPDAEAAPETDAPMNADSATDTTALNTLTEEERAQGWRLLFDGESFTGWRGLGIDSIPSAHWTIEDGAIKKIPSGDVPVQADGQPIAGGDLMTIETFGDFELAFDWKVSEGGNSGVKYNVSEELSMAHPPKTAALGFEYQILDDERHPDANAGVGGNRKAAGLYDLISAGDDKPLNPPGEWNHGRIVFRGNHGEHWLNGKKVLEYELGSPRMDSLLAASKYAEIEGFADRREGHIVLQDHNDAVWFRNIKIRTLD
- a CDS encoding Gfo/Idh/MocA family oxidoreductase; the encoded protein is MSIRVGIIGGGNISDTHARAALEIPGVEIVAMHGGNLERTRSLADKYGGTVYPDIESFLNHRPMEVVLIGSPSGMHAEQAMAALERGLHVLSEKPLDVSTRKVDELLAAAEGRGAKLGVFFQNRAAPDVAWLKRLVDQGGLGDIFLATAQVKWYRPPEYYANSRWRGTWALDGGGALMNQGVHTVDLLLWLMGDIRDVYAHTRTALHEIEVEDTVVACLEFASGAVGALEATTAAYPGFPRRLELTGSNGTVVVEENRVSFVGLHSGPDEPPPDGTAGSNESASSATVSDVSAHRAVLEDFLDAVANDREPLCNGREARRSVAVVEAIYQSARDHRPVAPH
- a CDS encoding cupin domain-containing protein, producing MIIARLQEIEGRTYPARRRTQNLVGGASPIQATNFSMGYVTLEPRGGQVPWHNQEQEEIYFVVQGRGQMCLGEEMRELQGGEAVYIPPGVFHQLTNIGDEPLIMIYCYGPAGDVAHWRQELEGTLPKAGVEAPPLPEGAWPQCTDPPAGTRGAVRG
- a CDS encoding sugar phosphate isomerase/epimerase family protein; this encodes MSGLTRRAFLARGAALGASLPLGVAAIPGPAAGKRREGLGPITVFSKHLQWLEYEELADVVAEAGFDGIDLTVRPGGHVLPERVTKDLPRAVRAARSAGLVVPLMTTAITRARDPATRRILATGRDEGIQAYRMGYLGYPEEVPIASALDGMRPLIQELAELNEQFGLHGAYQNHSGTGVGGPVWDLAYLLRGVNPRWLGVQYDIAHATVEGGTAWPLGLRLLAPYIRTVDVKDFLWAERPDRWVPRWVPLGDGMVDYPRYLRMVDELRISGPISLHFEYPPLEGPSDLSRAERRQEAIRLMRRDLERLRALLAEAGLAAGNGEEA